In Meiothermus ruber DSM 1279, the following proteins share a genomic window:
- a CDS encoding ABC transporter substrate-binding protein — MASAQTEISFWHSMDGPAERVIAQFASAFNASQRNYRVTPRLIGDYREGETRLLAALRAGGAPVLFQAEILLFPRLVAEGVVLPLDELTNTLPKAFTDDLFEAAWDYGLINNRRYGLPFNTSTPVLFFNENQLRAKGLKVPTNWREFEQAAKGLTSRTSKGFIALSESWTFEAQVTSRGGNLVTADGRPNFTSREVVEALEFLQRLGREGSTSVRNLSESFFAQTDFIRTKGMMVMASIANWPAAENASFAFKLGVAPIPRESNGKVPLGGAQLVVLRGASAEQQRGAFEFWRFLMEPQNIKTWVEASYYVPLRKSATPLLEAFYRENPYRKVAFEQVAVAQPRPRVPQFAIWRNFLEEALEKALKGNVPARQALEEAQRKAEAAR, encoded by the coding sequence ATGGCCTCGGCTCAGACGGAGATCTCGTTTTGGCACAGCATGGACGGCCCCGCCGAGCGGGTGATCGCCCAGTTTGCCAGCGCGTTTAATGCTTCGCAGCGCAACTACCGGGTCACCCCCCGCCTGATTGGCGATTACCGCGAAGGGGAGACCCGCCTGCTGGCGGCGCTGCGGGCCGGTGGTGCGCCGGTGCTGTTCCAGGCTGAGATTCTGCTCTTCCCGCGCCTGGTGGCCGAGGGGGTGGTGCTGCCGCTGGATGAGCTGACCAATACCCTGCCCAAGGCCTTTACCGACGATTTATTCGAGGCGGCCTGGGATTACGGCCTGATTAACAACCGGCGCTACGGGCTGCCTTTCAATACCTCCACCCCGGTGCTTTTCTTCAACGAAAACCAACTGCGGGCCAAAGGGCTCAAGGTGCCCACCAACTGGCGGGAGTTTGAACAGGCGGCCAAGGGCCTGACCAGCCGCACCTCCAAGGGTTTTATCGCCCTTTCGGAGTCCTGGACCTTCGAGGCTCAGGTGACCAGCCGGGGCGGCAACCTGGTCACGGCCGACGGGCGGCCCAATTTTACCTCCCGTGAGGTGGTGGAGGCGCTCGAGTTCCTGCAGCGCCTGGGGCGCGAGGGCAGTACCAGCGTGCGCAACCTCTCGGAGAGCTTTTTTGCCCAGACCGACTTCATCCGCACCAAGGGCATGATGGTGATGGCCTCGATTGCCAACTGGCCGGCTGCCGAGAACGCCTCTTTTGCCTTCAAGCTGGGGGTGGCCCCCATTCCACGCGAATCCAACGGAAAAGTGCCGCTGGGTGGGGCGCAACTGGTGGTGCTGCGTGGGGCCAGCGCCGAACAGCAGCGTGGGGCCTTTGAGTTCTGGCGCTTCCTGATGGAGCCGCAAAACATCAAGACCTGGGTGGAGGCCAGCTACTACGTGCCGCTGCGCAAATCGGCCACGCCGCTGCTGGAAGCTTTCTACCGCGAAAACCCTTACCGCAAGGTGGCTTTCGAGCAGGTTGCGGTGGCCCAACCGCGCCCTCGAGTGCCACAGTTTGCCATCTGGCGCAACTTCCTGGAAGAAGCCCTGGAAAAAGCCCTCAAGGGCAACGTACCGGCTCGCCAGGCCCTGGAAGAGGCCCAGCGCAAAGCCGAAGCGGCGCGCTAA